The Dermacentor silvarum isolate Dsil-2018 chromosome 3, BIME_Dsil_1.4, whole genome shotgun sequence region TGTTTCAGTCATTCGAATCTTGATCCTTAGACTGGACTTGTAGCAGTAGGTGTAGAGCGCACACCATCAAGACCACAAGCTGCCGCAAAGCTTTTAGCTGAGAACAGCTTGAATACATCCTGTTGCAGAAAAGTGGTGAAATTGCCAAACGGACATAGCTCCGTGTCAACACCAGCACGGATGCTCTTGCAGAAGTGCGTGTGACGAGTCATATCCTTGCCATTGTAAAGGATCCTTATGAAACGCTCTTTCCTGGCATTGCTGTACGCCTCCAAGACAATCCGCGAAGCGTAGGGGGAATGGTGCCATCGTCGAACCCCAGTGTCGACGCCACAGGGATCAAGTTAATGTCATGACCAGAAAAGAAGAGGAACTTGGTCTTGGACGTGCCATCCATAAAGTCACGCAATCCCCTGTGAATTCGGGCCAGCAGGTAGTGTGCCTTGAGAATGCTGCTCCGGCGAAAAGACAAGTCCTGAGACAGCTGTCGGCCCTCCCAGTCCACGTAGGAGATGACGTTGCCAACGTGCTCCATGGTGGCGCAGTGATGGTCGGCACAGGGCAGCGGCTTGCGCTGGCACACGAAGCCCATCAATCCATCCATGATCGGCCTCGGCGCGACAAACTCCGAGTTGTTCCCCTGTGGGCTCAGCACCTTGCCAAGCGTGTTCAGCAGCTGCACGACGGCCAGGTGGTTCTTGAGCATGACCTTCGTCTTGCGTGTGAAGAGCCTCTCGTACGTCTTGAGCTGCGGACAGGCGCAATGCGGGCCCATGCAGAAGTTGATGTCTCGTGAGGGCACCAGGTGGAGCCTGTCGAATGAGAACTTTGGCAGGAAGCCGTAGAGGAATGCCAGGGCACTCTGGTACGTGCGGGAGAAGACGGTGCTGTACAGTTTGACGGAGCGTGCATCCCAGTCATCTGGCAACAACCTCCACGGTCCGGTGTGGTAGGCATCATGGAGGCTGGCCCCCATGTTTACGTGCTGTACTACACCATCCCATGTGAGCTGGCCTTCTGCGCAATTGCTCTGGTTTGGGTGGGTTGCGATGGTGGCAAAGATGTTCTTCAGTGGGAGTAAGGGGTGCCTCATTATGAGAGAGACGAAGGAATGCAAGGGGCTGCTCCTGGAGCTGGAAGGTGAGCTCGTGCTTGGAGGCTGGCGACAGCCAAGAAGGTGCTGGTTGCGTACTCGCCGCAAGGGCATGCGTTCTCCGTGCCGCACCATTATGGCTACAGCTTCCAGAGTGAAATTGTTGCTTGGAACTTTACCTGCAAAATAAATAATAACCTTTACAAACAAATAACCACACAAAATTCCCAGGACCGGGATGGATGAAAGTATGCCAGCTTTAGCCAAGAACTATAATGGAAAGGATTCACTGTCACAAGGAAGGTTCACCAGTTCCTTTAGCTGTAGCATATGCTATATTAGCTATATGCCAGCTACAGCACACGGCTAGCATGTAGCATACTGACAATGCCGCTGTTAAGAGTTAGTTGACATAAAATTTTCCCtacaactttttctttttttcatgttaaTCTAGCACTCTTCTGGGCTAAGCTGACGTCACCAATAAAATTGTTCTCGATAAATGCAGTTGCTAAATGTCTGCCGTGGTTCACTACGGCTTATGCGCGCTCTCCTGCAATAAGTATTTTGAATCGCTTGCTTGTTACTCACCTTCTTGCCAAAGTGACACACTATTGTACGGGTTGCAATACTTCATCGCTTTCGCCTTGGTAAGGCTGTGGGACAGCTGCATGTTGTGTTGTCCAGCATTATACAGCACGGCAGTGGTGTCCGGATACTTGGCCTTGGCGTCATCAGTACGTCCAATCAAGCATACTGGAAACATTGCAATGGTAAATGAACATCACTCAACGAAAGCAAGATCCATCACAGCGTGCGTTGTGCAGGTTCTCATGTAGGCTCAAACAATGCGAGATAGTGCGTCTTGCGTTGGGTGAAACTCACTGGTTATCGCCATGCCGACGATCCAGATAACGATGAACGATGCGAAGAGAAGCCGTTGCCTCACCAGAAACTTCGTCACCCATAAAACTAGCGACACCATTTCTCTTAGCTAGCGTCAAATCAGCCTGTCACGAACAACTGTCGTACGTTGACACATGCCTCCGCTACGTGACGGTAAGAAGGGCGTAAACAAACATTGTAAAACGTAAGGAAGGGAGAAGAGGCGGGTGTCAAACACCGGGAAGAAACTGCAACCACAGAAAAAACAGCACCACGGGCGCCGCAGGTGCATTCAAATTTTTGTGTAGATGACAAAGTTAATGTGAGGACGTCACATTGGCGTCAGTTGACGCCAGCTGCGCCAGGTCCTGTTCAGTTCGCTGcataggaggaaaaaaaaagacattatgACGTCTATTAGATACGCATAGAGGCGCTACGCTCGCTACTAGCGTTCGCGACGCCGATGGGACTGACTTGAAGACAAGTTGCAATGACGCCAGTTTAGTAACGTTGGCCTATCCAGCGTATCTTGTTTCACCAAAACTGCAAAGCTATATATCCTAGAACTACACTAAAACATGTAAGCATACAATTTTAGTGGAATATATTTAGTGAGATGGTGCATTACCttcgatttttttcttttctttgtagtAGCCAGAACGCTTACAGAGGTCGTATGTGCTAGGGCTGCCATCTACTGCTTATTTTGGTTGGAACGCCTATGTCCTTTCCGTGATGGTGGTATGTGCGTCGTCCGACTACAAGCACTACGACTACTCTCAGCTGCTGGTCTACTCCGCGCGGCTTTCCGTGCGCATCGGTCGTAGTGGCACCACGGTAAATCCAGCCCTACCAACCTAGTATACAGAACGAGCGCTACCGACGAACCCCACTAAAGGTTGATTACTGCACGGGCTTCCCGCTTCGTTAGGCTAAAGCTTGCGGCGCGCACAACTGCAACCACTGTAACCTCGTTTATCATCTAGCATTGCCGCCGCTGAAAGATGTAGCAGACGAGCCTTTGCGTCCCTCGAAACGTATCGAGCTTCCGTGGGACCCTAGCAAGTGACATGTAATGAAATTAGCTGATCAGATATCTGCAGAATTATAGTGGAAACACGCTGCCAACATGGTCACTGTCTGCGTTGACGTCGATTTGGACATGAAGCCGATGTCCCTCGACTTAGTGTTTCCAGAGGGCATCGAAAGAGGTGGcagaataaactttaattttgcAAGGGGTCGGTTTGATTCAGAAAATCGCGGTGAGACTTTCTTTGACGCAGCATATGCGCGCGAGAAAGTTCGCGTGTTTTCGGAAGGCAGGCCGAGCTCTTTCTGTTACATCGACGAGCGATGCGATGCAAATGTGGTCTTCGATGACGAAGAGGTAGTGGAGATTCAAACTCAAGGTTGCGAAATCGAAGTGGAGTCAGAGCTTCCCTCTCCTGCCGCATCGCCTCTGCCTGACCCGTGTTCACCCGAAAGTGCGAGTTCGCCTGAACCAGCGACAGTTGTCGGCAACCACGCGACTGCTGACACGGTGGACGCAGGAGAGCGCACAAGTAGCACTGTCGACGAAATTGACCTGACAGGTGGCTCAAACGATGCTTCTGAGAAGACAGCAGATGCCACTACTGAAGATCACTCCTACATTGTCGGCCAAACAAGTACCACCACCAGTGCTGTTGACATTGATGATACCTCCACCCACCTAGTCATTTCGAACTCAGCCGGAGCTTCACCTGCGAACACCACAACTGTCATTGCAAGAGCTTTGAACATTGCCCAGAATGTAACCTCGCAGCCCGGTACAGTAAGAAACATCAGTGCAAATGATGCTGTCACCTCCAAGGGTAACAATGGTACTAAAGCGATGGCACTGTACTCTTGCTTGTATTGCCAGCACATAACACCATGCAAGGAGACTGCAATAGCTCACTGCAAGATTCATACCTCGAGAAAGGATCCTTTGCCACAGAAGACGCTAAAAGGTGCAGAGGCAGTTAAGGCAGGAAAGGTTGAAGGACTTACCTCTCCAGACAAGGCCAAGCCCCAGAGAAACAATACTAAGCCACGTATCGGAAATGTGTTTTCTCTTACCAAGGATAAATTGGCTGTCATTACAACAGCTGCTGGTGCATCAAACCTGTCCGGAGGTGAAGGTGCTTTTGGAGCAAAAGGTTCCATTGAAACAGCAGTCTTGCCCACGGTGCTCAACATGCTTGCCTCTGTGTCACCAAATGTTAAGCGCGTCATCCTTAAAACTGGCCCAGTTCCTCTCTCAGCAGCTGGTTCTCTTACTTCAAAAAATATCACAGCTGTTGTGAAGAAAGCTATTGAGAGCAACGTAACAGAATTGAAGTCTGTCTCTCCTTCATCTACACCAAAGCCACTGACAACAACGCCAGGGAAGGGTTTGAAGCCCATTGTGCTGCCAAAGTCATTGGTAGAATCGAAAGACCTGCTCACCAAGCCTCCTCCTAATACAAAAATAGTCTTTAAGTGCTTTAAGTGTTCTCACGTTACTTTTGATAAGCTTGTCGCCCTTAAGCATCTCCAAGAGCACACAACTGCAGCACAAGAGAAACAAGCGGATAAAGAAAGCCGTTTGAGTGATGAGTCTGAAGGTACATCTGTTCCGGGCACACCTCCGGTGCCAGCTGGACCGGAAACTCTAAAGAAGCGCGGCCTGCCCCTGACAGGATCGCAGCTGAAGCCCCTTGTTCAGCAGGTCGGTCGTCTCTCAAAAGCCGCAACAGAGTCGATCAAATACTTTGCATGTACTAAATGCAGAAAGGTTTACAAGAACAAGGCAAGCTTGAACAAGCACATGGTGAAGCACACGGGAGAGCAGAAGTTCCGCTGTGAGATTTGTGACAGGGCCTTTCAGTTCAAGTCTGTGCTTCAAGTGCACATGAAAGTGCACAACCGTGTTACCCCGTACAAGTGCACAAAGTGCAAGCGAAGCTTCACCACAGAAGTGGCATTGAAGAATCACGAGGAGAAATCACACAGTGACCCAGTGATCTGCCACCTTTGCAACCTGCCATTTGTACGACAGCACAATTTGGTAGTGCACATGATGCAGAGGCATGGACAGACTGCTCAGCACCGTTGCACCAGCTGCCGGAAGCCCTTCTTCACCGAGGCAGACCTTGCTGCTCACAAGGATTTGTGCAAGGGAGACATCTACCGGCATTGTGGCCTCTGCAGCTTCAAGGGTGCCATCTACAAGGAGCTCTGCGAGCATGTAGTACAGTGCCACCCAGAAGTGCCGCAGTTCAAGTGCGAGACGTGTGGCTTGGTTTCCATTCACAAGGTCAGGCACAGGGGCCACATTCGAACGCACCAGCCCGGTTATAAGCCCAAGAAAGTGAAGCACACTTACAAGTGTCCGCAGTGCGGCAAAGAGATGCGGAGCCAGTCGGGCCTGCAGTCCCACCTGAGCTCCCACAACAACATACGGCCGTTTTCATGCCCGACATGCGGGTGCAGCTTCTCATCCAAGGGCAGCCTCAGGGCTCATCGCCTCAACGTCCACGCTTCAACCACATTCAGCTGCGAGCAGTGCCCGCTTACATGCAAGTCTCTGTTTGCACTTCGCAAGCACAAGACCCTGATTCACGGGCAAACCATAAACTTTAAGTGCGACCACTGTAACAAACGCTTCACCAGCGAGCGTAAGAAGCAGCTGCACACTGCTGTGGTGCACATGGGTGACACGGCCTGCCTCGCAGACGGCCAGAACCCATTCCCCACACTCAAGGTGTACCGCTGTACGGAAACAGATTGCACCTT contains the following coding sequences:
- the LOC119446363 gene encoding LOW QUALITY PROTEIN: 2-phosphoxylose phosphatase 1-like (The sequence of the model RefSeq protein was modified relative to this genomic sequence to represent the inferred CDS: inserted 1 base in 1 codon), with product MVSLVLWVTKFLVRQRLLFASFIVIWIVGMAITICLIGRTDDAKAKYPDTTAVLYNAGQHNMQLSHSLTKAKAMKYCNPYNSVSLWQEGKVPSNNFTLEAVAIMVRHGERMPLRRVRNQHLLGCRQPPSTSSPSSSRSSPLHSFVSLIMRHPLLPLKNIFATIATHPNQSNCAEGQLTWDGVVQHVNMGASLHDAYHTGPWRLLPDDWDARSVKLYSTVFSRTYQSALAFLYGFLPKFSFDRLHLVPSRDINFCMGPHCACPQLKTYERLFTRKTKVMLKNHLAVVQLLNTLGKVLSPQGNNSEFVAPRPIMDGLMGFVCQRKPLPCADHHCATMEHVGNVISYVDWEGRQLSQDLSFRRSSILKAHYLLARIHRGLRDFMDGTSKTKFLFFSGHDINLIPVASTLGFDDGTIXPYASRIVLEAYSNARKERFIRILYNGKDMTRHTHFCKSIRAGVDTELCPFGNFTTFLQQDVFKLFSAKSFAAACGLDGVRSTPTATSPV
- the LOC119446364 gene encoding zinc finger protein 62 homolog, which produces MVTVCVDVDLDMKPMSLDLVFPEGIERGGRINFNFARGRFDSENRGETFFDAAYAREKVRVFSEGRPSSFCYIDERCDANVVFDDEEVVEIQTQGCEIEVESELPSPAASPLPDPCSPESASSPEPATVVGNHATADTVDAGERTSSTVDEIDLTGGSNDASEKTADATTEDHSYIVGQTSTTTSAVDIDDTSTHLVISNSAGASPANTTTVIARALNIAQNVTSQPGTVRNISANDAVTSKGNNGTKAMALYSCLYCQHITPCKETAIAHCKIHTSRKDPLPQKTLKGAEAVKAGKVEGLTSPDKAKPQRNNTKPRIGNVFSLTKDKLAVITTAAGASNLSGGEGAFGAKGSIETAVLPTVLNMLASVSPNVKRVILKTGPVPLSAAGSLTSKNITAVVKKAIESNVTELKSVSPSSTPKPLTTTPGKGLKPIVLPKSLVESKDLLTKPPPNTKIVFKCFKCSHVTFDKLVALKHLQEHTTAAQEKQADKESRLSDESEGTSVPGTPPVPAGPETLKKRGLPLTGSQLKPLVQQVGRLSKAATESIKYFACTKCRKVYKNKASLNKHMVKHTGEQKFRCEICDRAFQFKSVLQVHMKVHNRVTPYKCTKCKRSFTTEVALKNHEEKSHSDPVICHLCNLPFVRQHNLVVHMMQRHGQTAQHRCTSCRKPFFTEADLAAHKDLCKGDIYRHCGLCSFKGAIYKELCEHVVQCHPEVPQFKCETCGLVSIHKVRHRGHIRTHQPGYKPKKVKHTYKCPQCGKEMRSQSGLQSHLSSHNNIRPFSCPTCGCSFSSKGSLRAHRLNVHASTTFSCEQCPLTCKSLFALRKHKTLIHGQTINFKCDHCNKRFTSERKKQLHTAVVHMGDTACLADGQNPFPTLKVYRCTETDCTFATFSLYRSKAHAITHTGVMPFQCTQCDKAFVVQDELKRHITLQHNKGKQKPCPHCGRVFVSDSRYEWHLRLHENNQGFKCSKCSYLYESKAYLEHHQQKHAEENQSVCQVCSKTFKTVRAMGIHVTHMHPEVAKSPSLQVLRSLRYPHGCDQCPVRFKTTTELRAHKLCRHSGVAGKRITNAERNFECHFCGKAFKHNCALQTHLRTHTGERPFECPHCSKAFTIHQTLKDHIVSVHTKDFKLHCLLCGKGVVNNTKLKQHLQHAHKAVPKPTLPLSARGKAGGVDKPKAPRAPTKRAEEPQLQHLQTQQLHMAPIVFVEEHNPEIGEVYVEQEVVTATETAMVVEDPIKLLTSFF